A stretch of the Sulfolobus acidocaldarius SUSAZ genome encodes the following:
- a CDS encoding iron ABC transporter ATP-binding protein, whose protein sequence is MVMLKIEDIHVEVEGKKILKGIDMEIKSGEIHVLMGPNGSGKTSLSLALMGHPKYKITQGKILLDNEDITSLETFEKARKGIFLAFQNPIEISGVKLSTLLIAEYSRMHSSTAQPQMIIKQIKEVSKSVGVNDSLLNRGIFDGFSGGEKKRTEILQMLLIKPKIAILDEPDSGVDVDGLKAISDAILKLKSESNTGFLIITHYRRILEHLNADKVHILYNGKIVRSGGMELAKLVDEKGYEGALKQFL, encoded by the coding sequence ATGGTCATGTTAAAAATAGAGGACATACATGTTGAAGTTGAAGGTAAAAAAATACTAAAAGGAATAGACATGGAAATAAAGTCAGGAGAAATACATGTATTAATGGGACCTAATGGAAGTGGAAAAACTTCACTTTCCTTAGCATTAATGGGTCATCCTAAATATAAAATAACTCAAGGCAAAATATTACTTGATAATGAGGATATAACCAGCCTAGAGACCTTCGAAAAAGCACGAAAAGGCATATTTCTTGCCTTCCAGAATCCTATAGAAATTAGTGGGGTTAAACTATCAACTTTATTAATAGCAGAGTATTCCAGAATGCATAGTTCAACAGCGCAACCTCAAATGATTATCAAACAGATAAAAGAAGTCAGCAAGTCAGTAGGAGTTAATGACTCTCTACTTAATAGGGGAATATTTGATGGCTTTAGTGGAGGAGAAAAGAAGAGGACAGAAATTCTACAGATGTTATTAATAAAACCGAAAATAGCCATACTTGATGAACCCGACTCTGGTGTAGATGTGGATGGGCTTAAAGCCATTTCAGATGCCATATTAAAATTAAAGTCTGAATCAAATACTGGCTTCTTGATAATAACTCATTACAGAAGAATATTGGAGCATCTAAATGCAGATAAAGTACATATACTGTACAACGGTAAAATAGTCAGAAGCGGAGGTATGGAATTAGCAAAATTAGTCGATGAGAAAGGTTACGAAGGAGCTCTAAAACAGTTTTTATAA
- a CDS encoding Fe-S cluster assembly protein SufB, with product MPEEKISVDLNEIINAAIEAKHNQISQQEFHKRVVQSGLSKDVIAEISKVKKEPEWMLRLRLKSLELFEKIPTPNWLPDFLSALDISKMEIYVKPDVERTSDWSQIPPEIRQYYEQIGVPQSEQKYLGGLVATFESEPIYSNVKKELQKKGVIMMPPEEAVQKYPDIVKEYFTRIFPVSDHKFAALHGALWSGGVFVYVPKGVKITMPVEGFFIIGGEMEGQFEHTLLIADEGSYIHFIEGCSAPQLKKFSFHDGMVELYAKKNAYIKFTTIQNWSKDIINFNNKRAWADENSTVEWVEGSLGSRYSFVYPSTILRGKGASSTSLVVTFTSGEGEWKDSGSKMIHAAPYTKSKVVSKNIGFRGGLNVYRGLIRVNKGAVGSKAFVKCDSLMLDEKTKAYTFPHNQVFEEDADVAHEAHTFRMNEDQLFYLMTRGIDEKEAVSMLVLGFIDEIMKEMPFEYATMLNKVIKLELDKLGAVA from the coding sequence TTGCCAGAAGAAAAAATATCCGTTGACTTGAACGAGATAATTAATGCTGCCATAGAAGCTAAGCATAATCAAATATCTCAGCAAGAATTTCATAAAAGAGTTGTACAGTCAGGCTTAAGTAAAGATGTAATAGCTGAAATATCAAAAGTTAAAAAAGAGCCTGAATGGATGCTTAGACTAAGGCTCAAAAGCCTTGAGTTATTTGAGAAAATCCCAACACCTAACTGGTTACCAGATTTCTTATCAGCATTAGATATCTCCAAAATGGAGATTTATGTTAAACCAGATGTAGAGAGAACTTCAGACTGGTCACAAATCCCACCAGAAATTAGACAATATTATGAACAAATAGGAGTACCTCAGTCTGAACAAAAATATTTAGGAGGTCTAGTAGCTACATTTGAATCAGAACCTATTTACAGTAATGTAAAGAAAGAGTTACAGAAAAAAGGCGTAATTATGATGCCACCTGAGGAGGCTGTTCAGAAATATCCAGATATCGTAAAAGAGTACTTTACAAGAATATTCCCCGTATCAGATCATAAGTTTGCTGCACTTCATGGTGCTTTATGGAGTGGAGGAGTATTTGTGTATGTACCAAAGGGAGTAAAAATAACAATGCCAGTTGAGGGATTTTTCATAATAGGTGGAGAGATGGAAGGTCAATTTGAGCATACTTTGCTTATAGCTGATGAAGGATCATACATTCACTTCATTGAAGGTTGTAGTGCACCACAGCTAAAGAAATTCTCATTCCATGATGGAATGGTTGAATTATATGCAAAGAAAAATGCCTACATTAAATTTACAACTATTCAAAACTGGAGTAAAGACATAATCAATTTCAACAATAAGAGGGCATGGGCTGATGAAAACTCAACAGTAGAATGGGTTGAGGGTTCCTTAGGTTCTAGATATAGTTTTGTATACCCATCCACGATATTGAGAGGTAAAGGAGCATCCTCAACTAGCTTAGTAGTAACATTCACAAGCGGAGAAGGTGAGTGGAAAGATAGTGGCTCAAAAATGATCCATGCAGCACCATACACTAAGAGTAAAGTAGTTAGTAAAAATATAGGTTTCAGAGGAGGTCTTAATGTATACAGAGGACTAATTAGAGTTAATAAGGGAGCAGTAGGCTCTAAAGCATTTGTAAAATGTGATTCATTGATGTTAGATGAAAAGACAAAAGCCTACACATTCCCTCATAATCAAGTATTCGAGGAAGATGCTGATGTAGCCCATGAGGCTCATACATTCAGAATGAATGAGGATCAGCTGTTTTACTTGATGACAAGGGGGATAGACGAGAAGGAAGCTGTATCAATGTTAGTTCTAGGATTTATTGACGAAATAATGAAGGAGATGCCTTTCGAATATGCTACAATGCTGAATAAAGTTATTAAGCTAGAACTTGATAAGCTAGGTGCAGTGGCTTAA
- a CDS encoding alcohol dehydrogenase — protein sequence MKALFFEKSGLNNLKFGNMKEPEIGAHDVLIRVKMTGVNPIDYFVVEGIPVEPLPHIPGAEIYGEIVKVGEHAKSVKPGDKVVVYNRVFDGECDFCLAGMEMLCRNGGIISVITNGGFSEYFAVPEKNVFKVNLPDEVAASLPVAALTSYHALKEANVKPTDVVVVFGASGNTGQFALQLARKMGAITIAVSRKQWVKDFADYVIDYENAENKIKDLTGGKLADVVINSVGTSVWDLSLKVLGVNGRLVFFGGLTGFEGKINISELYGKHQKLIGTTGGSRKEMAELISLCKDCKVKVSKVYNLEDGKEALASIMKNRDGRSMIKIS from the coding sequence ATGAAAGCGTTATTCTTCGAAAAGAGTGGTTTAAATAACCTAAAATTTGGGAATATGAAAGAACCTGAGATAGGTGCACATGATGTATTAATAAGAGTTAAAATGACAGGAGTAAACCCTATAGATTACTTCGTTGTGGAGGGAATACCAGTAGAGCCACTACCACATATTCCAGGAGCAGAAATTTACGGAGAAATCGTAAAAGTAGGAGAACATGCTAAATCAGTAAAGCCAGGAGACAAAGTAGTAGTATATAATAGAGTATTTGATGGAGAGTGTGACTTCTGCCTTGCCGGGATGGAAATGTTATGTAGAAATGGTGGAATAATTAGTGTTATAACAAATGGTGGATTCTCAGAATATTTTGCTGTACCAGAAAAGAACGTATTTAAAGTTAACTTACCTGATGAAGTAGCTGCAAGTCTACCCGTTGCAGCTTTGACCTCTTATCATGCATTAAAGGAAGCAAACGTTAAACCAACAGATGTTGTAGTAGTATTTGGAGCCTCAGGTAACACAGGACAATTTGCATTACAATTAGCTAGAAAGATGGGTGCCATAACAATAGCTGTAAGCAGAAAACAGTGGGTTAAGGATTTTGCTGATTATGTTATCGACTACGAAAATGCTGAAAATAAGATTAAAGATTTAACAGGTGGGAAATTAGCTGATGTAGTAATTAATTCTGTTGGAACGTCAGTATGGGACTTAAGCCTAAAAGTACTAGGAGTGAATGGTAGACTAGTGTTCTTCGGTGGACTTACGGGATTTGAAGGAAAAATAAATATCTCAGAACTATATGGAAAGCACCAAAAGTTAATAGGAACTACTGGAGGAAGCAGAAAAGAAATGGCAGAACTTATCTCGTTATGTAAAGACTGCAAAGTAAAGGTATCTAAGGTATATAATCTTGAAGATGGTAAAGAAGCCCTTGCAAGTATTATGAAAAATAGAGATGGCAGATCAATGATTAAAATCTCTTAA
- a CDS encoding arginyl-tRNA synthetase, which produces MNPIRSVKEEFCEIVANGLGISKDAIFKTIEYPPREELGDISLPLPSLKLNVRTEVTFSRGKLIKEVRKTGIYVNAFIDEKELFKLLFTEMQDNYGVEKTENPKRIVVEHTSANPIHPLHIGHLRNSILGDTISRMLKIRGHDVNRRFYVNDAGRQVAILTLGYILLGEPEPSPKVDHWFGLIYSITNVIIEIRELKEELKKDLDPDTYKDKINRLDELVATAQSLRERNPEFFDKLADAINSIPDVESEIQKIIKSYEKGDDPKIKQIVRKIVNLNLDGFRESLDKLEISFDVYDYESELLWSGMVDEVLSKAFQIAKDYKGTKALELEDINEKIKEILNIPKGLKLPPLVLTRSDGTSLYTTRDIAYTVKKFSDFKADTVINVIAEQQSIPQMQLRASLYLLGYERLAQNLVHYSYGMVNLQGMRMSGRLGRFISLDDVIEKVSEVAKKKIEEKSGDISNLRDIVNSAIRYAILSVASNKPVTFNINNIVDFEQNSGPYLQYTYARAYNILAKNQDEIKLNDADLSDLIGDKRRLLLLIARFPETFNKAIDELRPEDLIDFLRRTADVFNRWYNFERVLQEPDYRKRITRLFIVKGIERVLYNGLNPLGIKPLSRM; this is translated from the coding sequence GTGAATCCTATAAGAAGTGTAAAAGAGGAATTTTGTGAAATTGTTGCTAATGGATTGGGTATTAGCAAAGATGCAATATTTAAAACCATAGAATATCCTCCTAGGGAGGAATTAGGAGATATATCATTACCCTTACCCTCATTAAAACTAAATGTTAGAACCGAAGTAACGTTTTCCCGTGGAAAATTAATAAAAGAGGTAAGAAAAACAGGAATATATGTAAATGCCTTTATCGACGAGAAGGAACTATTCAAATTACTCTTCACTGAAATGCAGGATAATTACGGAGTGGAAAAAACTGAGAATCCAAAAAGAATTGTAGTGGAACACACTAGTGCTAATCCTATACATCCTTTACATATAGGTCATCTGAGAAATTCAATATTAGGTGATACGATATCAAGAATGCTTAAGATAAGAGGGCATGATGTAAATAGAAGATTTTATGTTAATGATGCGGGAAGACAAGTTGCAATACTAACATTAGGATATATTCTTTTAGGTGAACCTGAGCCATCACCCAAAGTTGATCATTGGTTTGGGCTAATCTACTCTATCACGAATGTTATAATAGAAATAAGGGAATTAAAAGAGGAACTTAAGAAAGATTTAGATCCTGATACTTATAAAGATAAAATAAACAGGCTTGATGAACTTGTAGCTACTGCTCAATCATTAAGAGAAAGAAACCCTGAATTCTTTGATAAATTAGCAGATGCAATAAACTCAATTCCTGATGTAGAAAGTGAAATCCAAAAAATTATAAAGAGTTATGAGAAAGGCGATGATCCGAAAATTAAGCAGATTGTGAGAAAGATCGTTAATTTAAATTTGGACGGATTTAGGGAAAGTCTCGATAAGTTAGAAATCAGTTTTGATGTATATGATTACGAAAGTGAGTTATTATGGAGTGGTATGGTAGACGAGGTTTTGAGTAAGGCATTCCAAATTGCTAAAGACTATAAGGGAACTAAGGCTCTCGAACTCGAAGATATTAACGAGAAAATAAAGGAAATTCTTAACATACCGAAAGGTTTGAAATTACCACCATTAGTTTTAACTAGATCAGACGGAACATCATTGTACACAACTAGGGACATTGCATATACTGTGAAAAAATTCTCGGATTTCAAAGCAGATACTGTAATTAACGTGATAGCTGAACAACAATCAATTCCTCAGATGCAATTACGAGCATCACTTTACCTTTTAGGATATGAGAGATTAGCCCAAAATTTGGTACATTACTCGTATGGTATGGTAAATCTTCAAGGTATGAGAATGAGCGGAAGATTAGGGAGATTTATTTCATTAGACGATGTAATTGAAAAGGTAAGCGAAGTAGCAAAAAAGAAAATTGAGGAGAAGTCTGGCGATATATCTAATTTGAGAGATATAGTTAATTCAGCGATAAGATACGCAATATTATCTGTTGCTTCAAATAAACCTGTAACATTTAATATTAATAACATAGTAGATTTTGAACAGAACAGCGGCCCATATCTCCAATATACCTATGCTAGAGCTTACAATATATTAGCTAAAAATCAGGACGAAATAAAACTCAATGATGCAGATTTGTCAGATTTAATTGGAGATAAAAGACGTCTTCTCTTGCTAATAGCAAGATTTCCAGAGACTTTTAATAAAGCCATAGATGAATTAAGACCTGAAGATCTAATTGACTTTCTAAGAAGAACAGCTGATGTCTTTAATAGATGGTATAATTTTGAAAGAGTACTACAAGAGCCTGATTATAGGAAAAGGATTACAAGACTATTTATTGTTAAGGGAATTGAGAGGGTATTATATAATGGTCTTAATCCATTAGGGATAAAGCCTCTCAGTAGGATGTAA
- a CDS encoding thermosome subunit, protein MAGPVLLFKEGTSRSSGRDALRNNILAAVTLAEMLKSSLGPRGLDKMLIDSFGDVTITNDGATIVKEMEIQHPAAKLLVEAAKAQDAEVGDGTTSAVVLAGLLLDKAEELLEQNVHPTIVIDGYKKALTKALEIIDQLSLKIDVNDLSSPNAKAQLKKIVSTTMSSKFIAGGAEEIDKIIDLVIDAITIIAEKRPDGTYNVPLDLIKIDKKKGGSIEDSILVHGLVLDKEVVHAGMPRRVEKAKIAVLDAALEVEKPEISAKISITSPEQIKSFLDEEARYLKEMVDKLASIGANVVICQKGIDDVAQHFLAKKGILAVRRVKRSDIEKLEKALGARIISSIKDATPEDLGYAELVEERRIGNDKMVFIEGAKNPRAVNILLRGSNDMALDEAERSLNDALHSLRNVLMKPMIVAGGGAVESELALRLREYARSVGGKEQLAIEKFAEALEEIPMILAETAGMEPIQALMDLRARHAKGLVNSGIDAVNGKIVDDMMKINVIEPVRVKSQVLKSAVEAATAILKIDDLVAASALKTEKGKKEGGEGAGAETPGAPSLE, encoded by the coding sequence ATGGCTGGTCCAGTTCTCCTATTTAAGGAGGGTACTTCAAGAAGCAGTGGTAGAGATGCTTTAAGGAATAACATTTTAGCTGCTGTAACTTTAGCCGAAATGTTAAAGAGTAGCTTAGGACCTAGAGGCTTAGACAAAATGTTGATAGACAGTTTTGGAGATGTGACTATAACTAACGATGGTGCAACTATAGTCAAAGAAATGGAAATTCAGCATCCTGCAGCAAAATTACTAGTAGAGGCAGCAAAGGCTCAGGATGCTGAAGTGGGAGATGGTACAACATCTGCAGTAGTATTGGCAGGTTTATTGTTAGATAAGGCAGAGGAACTTTTAGAGCAGAATGTTCATCCAACCATAGTCATAGATGGTTATAAGAAAGCTTTGACTAAGGCTTTGGAAATCATTGACCAATTATCTCTAAAAATAGACGTAAATGACTTAAGTTCTCCCAATGCAAAGGCTCAATTAAAGAAGATTGTATCAACTACAATGTCCAGCAAGTTCATAGCTGGAGGAGCAGAGGAAATAGATAAAATAATTGATCTTGTGATAGATGCAATCACTATAATTGCAGAGAAGAGACCAGACGGCACATATAATGTACCTCTTGACTTAATAAAGATTGATAAGAAGAAAGGAGGAAGTATTGAGGATAGTATTTTAGTTCATGGTCTTGTCCTAGACAAAGAAGTAGTACATGCAGGAATGCCAAGAAGAGTAGAAAAGGCAAAAATTGCTGTATTAGATGCAGCTTTAGAGGTTGAAAAGCCAGAAATATCTGCAAAAATCAGCATAACTAGTCCTGAGCAGATAAAGTCTTTCCTTGACGAAGAGGCTAGATATCTCAAGGAGATGGTAGACAAGCTAGCTTCAATTGGAGCAAATGTAGTCATCTGCCAGAAAGGAATTGATGATGTAGCCCAGCACTTCCTTGCAAAGAAGGGAATATTAGCTGTTAGAAGAGTTAAGAGGAGTGACATAGAGAAATTAGAAAAAGCATTAGGAGCTAGAATTATTAGTAGTATTAAGGATGCTACACCAGAGGATTTAGGATATGCTGAACTAGTTGAAGAAAGAAGAATAGGAAATGACAAGATGGTATTTATTGAAGGTGCAAAGAATCCAAGAGCTGTCAACATCTTATTGAGGGGATCCAACGATATGGCTTTAGACGAAGCAGAAAGGAGTCTTAATGATGCCCTACATTCATTAAGAAATGTTCTAATGAAGCCAATGATAGTTGCAGGTGGCGGTGCAGTTGAGTCAGAGTTAGCCTTGAGGCTAAGAGAGTATGCAAGATCTGTTGGTGGCAAAGAGCAGTTAGCCATAGAGAAATTTGCTGAAGCATTAGAAGAAATTCCTATGATATTAGCTGAAACAGCAGGAATGGAACCTATTCAGGCTTTAATGGATCTAAGAGCTAGACATGCAAAAGGATTAGTGAATTCTGGTATTGATGCAGTTAATGGTAAGATTGTGGATGATATGATGAAGATTAACGTAATAGAACCAGTGAGAGTAAAATCTCAGGTACTAAAGAGTGCTGTAGAGGCTGCTACTGCAATATTGAAGATCGATGATTTAGTAGCTGCATCTGCACTGAAGACTGAAAAAGGTAAGAAAGAAGGTGGAGAGGGAGCAGGAGCAGAAACTCCTGGCGCACCTTCATTAGAGTAA
- a CDS encoding replication initiator protein WhiP, Cdt1-like protein: MPKEDSEIDITTIEEKILKSGPRSKLMEAVMILLLARPLRTSEIATNLNLDTKYVSSYLSYWRKKGLVYQEAGRWHLSRIGEDLAKEILESKNNTKFTEYLAIAKELYNEKVKQTINDKTKKKDNKDRKEFLSFIDQQTSQDINKRQNKEPEVCIEEVLEKLDADEKDLVSFLLKKYKEWGATYVYLDQLQEEYGADSGWLFRVLRKLQTKRILYLYHDPKLGLRIGFTQSLKDKLNEC, encoded by the coding sequence ATGCCCAAAGAAGATAGCGAGATTGACATCACAACGATTGAAGAGAAGATCCTTAAGAGCGGTCCTAGGTCTAAACTTATGGAAGCTGTGATGATACTCCTTCTCGCCAGACCCCTCAGAACTTCAGAGATTGCCACAAATCTGAACCTTGATACCAAATACGTAAGTAGTTATCTGAGTTATTGGAGGAAAAAAGGTCTTGTATATCAGGAAGCGGGAAGATGGCACTTGTCAAGAATAGGGGAAGATTTAGCTAAAGAGATCTTAGAGAGTAAAAACAACACTAAATTTACTGAATATCTTGCAATAGCGAAAGAATTATACAATGAAAAGGTTAAACAGACAATAAATGACAAAACAAAGAAAAAAGATAACAAGGATAGAAAAGAATTTTTGTCGTTTATTGACCAACAAACCAGTCAAGATATAAATAAACGACAAAATAAGGAACCTGAGGTTTGTATCGAAGAAGTACTAGAAAAATTAGACGCAGATGAGAAAGATTTGGTCTCTTTCTTATTGAAGAAATATAAAGAGTGGGGAGCTACTTATGTATATTTAGATCAACTTCAAGAAGAATATGGAGCTGATAGTGGTTGGTTATTCAGAGTTTTAAGAAAATTACAAACTAAAAGAATTCTCTATTTGTATCATGATCCTAAATTGGGTCTCAGGATAGGTTTTACACAGTCCTTAAAAGATAAGTTAAATGAGTGTTAA
- a CDS encoding ATP-NAD kinase yields MNETICLLVNPVAGSGGRIGHKGSDDLRFYNPEIHSKMERFLSTIPKQVKFIVPPGIMGEVFLKKHDFKFSVINIHIGDPTTRQNTIEASKMFLELECKIIVFAGGDGTARDIYSVVKDKKLLLGIPTGVKMHSGIFANTPEDAGHLIRELINERVEIVNAEILDIDEEQYRKGKYDVKLYGYAKTISFSTYLTPSKTEIYSEQEELNEITDYLLDNVFQNHPEAVFIIGPGSTTKYIMKRLGYETNFLCTDVVIRNKLIGSCVSYNDLLSLTGELKLIVTPIGGQGFLLGRGNQEIGPGVLKRVNKDDIIVISSRRKLQTFECLRIDTGDPEVDKKFLGIYKVIIGYNEFKPIKICNIT; encoded by the coding sequence ATGAACGAAACAATTTGTTTACTAGTGAACCCTGTAGCAGGAAGCGGAGGAAGAATAGGACATAAGGGTAGTGACGATTTAAGGTTTTATAATCCAGAGATACACTCAAAAATGGAAAGATTCCTTTCTACAATACCAAAACAGGTTAAATTTATAGTACCTCCTGGAATTATGGGTGAAGTCTTTCTTAAAAAACACGACTTTAAATTTAGTGTGATAAATATCCACATAGGCGATCCCACAACAAGACAAAATACTATCGAAGCTTCAAAGATGTTTTTAGAACTAGAATGCAAAATAATTGTGTTTGCCGGTGGAGACGGTACAGCTAGAGACATATACAGTGTTGTAAAGGACAAAAAGCTACTACTTGGTATACCTACAGGTGTAAAGATGCATAGTGGGATTTTCGCTAATACACCAGAAGATGCAGGGCACTTAATTAGAGAGCTAATTAATGAAAGAGTGGAAATAGTTAATGCTGAGATATTGGATATAGACGAAGAACAATATCGAAAAGGAAAGTACGATGTGAAGTTATACGGTTATGCTAAAACCATATCTTTTTCTACGTATTTAACACCTAGTAAGACAGAAATATACTCAGAACAGGAGGAATTAAACGAGATAACAGACTATCTATTGGATAATGTATTTCAGAACCATCCGGAGGCAGTTTTCATAATAGGTCCAGGTTCTACAACTAAGTACATTATGAAGAGGTTAGGTTATGAGACAAATTTCCTTTGTACAGACGTAGTAATTCGGAATAAACTGATAGGAAGTTGTGTTAGTTATAATGATCTGTTAAGTTTAACCGGGGAGTTAAAACTTATAGTTACACCTATTGGTGGTCAAGGATTTTTGCTGGGTAGAGGAAATCAAGAGATAGGACCAGGAGTGTTAAAGAGAGTAAATAAGGATGATATAATAGTGATCTCCTCAAGAAGAAAATTACAAACATTTGAGTGTTTGAGGATAGATACAGGGGATCCCGAAGTAGATAAGAAGTTCTTAGGGATATATAAAGTAATAATTGGTTATAACGAATTTAAACCTATTAAAATATGTAATATTACCTAA
- a CDS encoding ornithine carbamoyltransferase (catalyzes the formation of L-citrulline from carbamoyl phosphate and L-ornithine in arginine biosynthesis and degradation) codes for MLKGKSLLTLLDFSNYEIESIINLSFSMKSSVNLNNVPKTLENKKIALIFEKPSTRTRISTELAVKLLGGTSIVLSKSDIQLGRGETVEDTARVLGRYVDGIGARVLNHNSLEILSKYSQKPVINLLSDLSHPLQALTDFMTVKERFGTYTNMAFIGDGADNVLTSLMEFVSKMGLELRVASPKEFRPKQEIWRRIEEESEKSGAIIEFYEDPYEAVRGVKVVYTDVWVSMGQESIAEEKKKKLKDYKVTRDLMRYASKDAIFMHCLPAVRGEEVEDDVIDGHQSAVWDQAENRLYTAMAALSLFI; via the coding sequence ATGTTAAAGGGTAAAAGCCTACTAACGTTGTTGGATTTCTCGAATTATGAGATAGAAAGTATTATAAATCTATCATTCTCCATGAAGAGCTCTGTTAATTTAAACAATGTTCCTAAAACTTTAGAAAATAAAAAGATAGCTCTAATTTTTGAGAAGCCGAGTACTAGGACCAGAATAAGTACTGAGTTAGCTGTAAAGCTTCTTGGGGGTACTAGTATAGTCTTGTCTAAATCAGATATTCAACTAGGAAGAGGAGAAACTGTAGAAGATACTGCTAGAGTTCTAGGAAGATATGTGGATGGCATAGGAGCACGAGTTTTAAATCATAATAGCCTTGAAATATTATCAAAATATTCTCAGAAGCCTGTCATAAATCTGTTGAGTGATCTATCCCATCCCTTACAAGCGCTAACTGATTTTATGACTGTCAAAGAGAGATTTGGTACGTACACAAACATGGCATTTATAGGAGATGGAGCGGACAACGTACTAACAAGCCTTATGGAGTTTGTGTCTAAGATGGGCTTAGAATTAAGGGTAGCTAGTCCAAAGGAGTTTAGACCAAAGCAAGAGATATGGCGTAGAATAGAAGAAGAGAGTGAAAAAAGTGGTGCGATCATAGAGTTTTATGAAGATCCTTATGAGGCTGTAAGGGGAGTGAAGGTGGTTTATACGGATGTATGGGTAAGTATGGGGCAGGAGAGTATAGCAGAAGAGAAGAAAAAGAAGTTGAAAGACTACAAAGTAACCAGAGATTTAATGAGATATGCCAGTAAAGACGCAATTTTTATGCATTGCTTACCTGCAGTTAGAGGTGAGGAAGTCGAGGATGATGTAATAGACGGTCATCAAAGTGCTGTATGGGATCAGGCTGAGAACAGACTTTATACTGCTATGGCTGCGCTTTCTCTATTTATTTAA
- a CDS encoding phosphoesterase, which yields MKIDFHVHSFFSDGRESPLNIIKYALRIGLDAIALTDHDTSKGYYTVKDYPVIPGQEVTTEFGHVVILCNFPPSPPREIAKLVDYAKDNNCIVFPSHPFDIFRAGIGKQVYEYKFNAIEVYNSKAPKNANDKALAVSKNLNLPGLANSDAHVIQALGSAYNYFKDISEFNIDNILEHIRKSKIEISPLGLNIKAKIKIIEWSILRKLKIAKNTSRVMYQVQGT from the coding sequence ATGAAAATTGATTTTCATGTACACTCTTTTTTTAGTGATGGAAGAGAATCACCCCTAAATATAATAAAATATGCTTTAAGAATTGGCTTAGATGCTATAGCACTAACTGACCACGACACCTCTAAGGGTTATTATACAGTTAAAGATTATCCAGTTATACCAGGACAGGAAGTTACTACAGAATTCGGACATGTTGTAATTTTATGTAATTTTCCTCCTTCTCCACCTAGAGAAATAGCAAAATTAGTAGATTACGCAAAGGATAATAACTGTATAGTCTTTCCATCCCATCCTTTCGATATATTTAGAGCAGGCATAGGAAAACAGGTTTACGAATATAAGTTTAATGCAATTGAAGTGTATAACTCCAAGGCACCTAAAAATGCCAATGATAAGGCATTAGCGGTATCTAAAAATTTGAACCTGCCTGGTCTTGCAAACAGTGATGCCCATGTCATACAGGCATTAGGCTCGGCATATAATTATTTCAAAGATATATCAGAGTTCAATATTGATAACATACTAGAGCATATAAGAAAGAGCAAAATAGAAATTAGTCCTTTAGGTTTGAACATAAAAGCTAAGATTAAGATTATTGAATGGAGTATTTTGAGGAAACTAAAAATTGCCAAAAATACCAGCAGAGTTATGTATCAAGTGCAAGGGACATAA